In the Strix uralensis isolate ZFMK-TIS-50842 chromosome 25, bStrUra1, whole genome shotgun sequence genome, GTATTTACATAAATTAGGGGGAGTTTGCACACATACATTtcctggaagaaaagagaaaaaagaaacaaattcaggATGAGCTTCCTACTTGAAGCCATGCATAAAAATATAGTAACTGGGAAGACAGacttgacaaaaaagaaaattaaggacaGAGCCATGGGGACAGCTTAAAAGAGTGTCCTGGTAGGCTTCTTGCCCTTTATTTGGTGGTGGACTCTGCTTGCCCTTGGGTTCTGTCACAGGCAGATGGGGACAGTCCCTTGCACCACGTCTGATGCTGTCCCCTTAGTAAGCCAGCACAtcagggctgggctgtgcctgACCAGTCGCTCAGCACCACAAAGCGGATGGGCTGGGGAGGTCTGGCTGGTCGAAGCAGGAAATTAAATCCGTCTGGCATGTCAGTCATGCTCAGAGCCGCAGCTCAGCCTTCGCTCCAGCTCTTGTTAGCGTGGGGCAAGACCCGCTGCTCAGAAGTCAATGAGAGGTCGGCTGCAGCCAGCAACcgtggggctgtgccaggcttTAGCAGGTCTCTGCTTTGGGCCATTTCTGAAGGGGATTTGTGGGTTGttatttttttgctaaaaagATTGGTTTTTTTGATTGGTCGCTCTTTGAAAAGGTTCATGCAGCCTTAACGAGATGCCTTTGTGAGGAACTACAAACCAAGTGCCTCGGCCCTGGACAGGGCTGAAGGAGACAGAGGATTCTGGGGTGGAAAATGAGCATTTATTCAGCAGCAGCAACCACTGGATTCTGTTACTTCTCAGCAGGAAGGCAGAGCCTGAAAAATTCAGTGCGTATGGCTTGTCCTAGCTTCATCTAAGCATCTGTCCACATCCATGACCTATTACCTACTCgtagtaaatatttaaatctcaGATAGCTTAGCATTTTTCTGGCTATTTTTATTGTACCTGCAGTCAGAGCACAGCAAGGGTCAGTGATTCAGCTGCTAGCATAATTCATACACAGTATTCTCCAGCATTATCCTATGAATCTACTATTAACCTGCATTATTCCATTAATTCAATATTTATCTCTGGTGCTGTTAATGGAGTATTTGATTTAACAGTACATTAATATTGCATCCTGCAGCAGtaagaaaaaaggtgaaattaGAATTTAAAACCAGAGCAGGATAATTGCTAATCTAATGTATTTGCGAAATTGTTAAACACAAATACTGTTAGGCTTACCCCAACTGTGGGGCTGACATTTCAATCCAGTTAGCACAGATGGAGCATTTTGTAATTTGTACAAAGGGACATATTCCACGAAGGATGCTGGAACCCTGATAAGTTCACATCTGTTAGACGTTTCATATGGTTTGCTGCAGCTATAGAAAGATTCAAATCCAAGGGTAAAAATATGTCTTGGAGGAGCAATAACAGCTTGATTTAGTCTTGACACTTTGTCATTTTCACTCGTGCTGACACTAGGACACAGCCTGTAGAAAAGGTCTGGGCCCCACATAAACAACCCATATGGAGAAACTGGGCTTGGAGAACTGAGTTGATTCCCTATTCATATGTTCTTGTGTCTTCAAAACTGCTCAGAAATTCTTGCTTGCAGACCTTGTAAGTTCCCAGACAGACTGAAATCAAACAGTGATGGTAATGTAGGCTTTGAGGTAAGTCTGATTTCTTGTATAGTTCTATTTTGGGCCAAACAACGGACATCTGACAGATGCTTGACTAGCATCTTCCAGATAATTGccacattttcatttgaaattgtCAAAGATGGAGAATCTTCCACTGTTTGTTTTAGTGGTTGAACATTCATACTGCTAATGTGTTATGGCAtcttctttctcatctctcctgcTGTagtttccaaatacttttttttttgttgttctttcttaCAGAGCACTTTGAAGAAGTCTAAGATCAACACACTCTAGGTTTCTACACTTTAAAATCTGTTGAGATCTTAGCATTGGtctgaaatatttgcaggaaaaaaaaacagctggaaaaaaaaagtaaagtgaaAGCTGGCCAAAGTTGTCTGCCAGTGCTGCCACTCTGAAGCCCTCTGTTTCATGGCTTGGATCCAAAACCTGCACAGCACCTCTGTGCTGCCATCTGGGCCACTGCACACTTGCTGAGCCTATTCCGCCTGGTAAACCACCTTCTTCCTGAAATCTCCCTTCCTGCACTAAAAACAAGGACTTTAGTTGACAGCCCGTCTTTTGCCCCTTACTCCATTCCTAATGCACAGCTCATGGGAGGGTTTGAACATCTCTGTTTCCCTTCATTAGAAATACTCTTGCAGATTCCTGATCAGGGctttaaacaaacaaagaagGTGCTGTCTGCAGACAATCCCTTTTGAGTTTTATCTTGATTCCACTGCATGCTGGGAGAGGGGATTTGAAGCTTTTACCAGGGCTTTGTGGTTACCCAGGCAGTACAGATCGATAAAGCTTGTTGATACGTACCTCATTATCCTGTCTCTGACTCAAGAAGTTCCTATTTACCCAGGTCATCAGAGAATACCTTTAAGTAGGTCaatttgggggaggaggaggcacCTACCCACACTCCCTGTTTAGTATTCAAAATTTGCACTGAATTTCCCATCTATCATGGGTTGGTGAGTGTTAATTACACGGGTGATGAGAAGCCAGGGAGGGTGAAGGCAGCATCAATCTTGCCCTTCTGGTACTTGCCAGAATATTCATGCGGAGTTTTTTCTTGTTCCCGGATCTGCTCAAGCGTGTAATGatgagagctttttttttgtggaattcAGACTTCTCATACCATGAGAGCCTCCTGCTCCGACGTGATGTTTCCAGAACTGCactcctgcagcctggggaaaaaaaaggactgtcTTGCTCTTGCAGAATACAGAGAGCATTTGCAACTTGTCGGCGTTTCTCCCAGTCTCCTTTCAGCATTTTGAAGATGTTAGCAAGCAAAGCTTTTATGGGCAGTGTAACAGATCAATGTTGAAAAGAGATAGCTGCTATCTTGTAAGCACAGGCAGTGATGAAAGGAAATCAGGGTCAAGGATCAGAGACTTTGTATAGGGCAGATGGATGAGACATGAGTGTATCAGATTGATGAGATAGCTCTCACCTAGGTATTTACAATATCAAGGGCCTTGGTGGAAGAGCAGCACGAAGggagatttttttcagattcacTTGCTGCAGTGTGGTCAGCCACGTCAATACGTCACAATTACTACCATGCAGCGAAGACCAAACTCCTCCTTGCCTTCACCGCAAAGTCCGATCCAGGGAGAGGTTTGGACAAAGTGCTGAATAACAGCTTTCTTACTGATGCGGTATGATTAAAACTGCGTCTGGGCTTTGGTACTGGACCTAGTCCAAAATAATGCCTTAGTAAATGTCTGCAAGGGCCTGCCAATTTGTTGCAATATAAAAGTGCTGCTCAGCTGGTCCAGTGCCTTCCACAACCATCTCACAGCTCCCCAGCGACGGGCTGCTTGGACTTTCTGAACGCTTGGACCATACTGCCTGTGAGCAGTCCATCTGCTGACTTCAGTACTGCCTGGGCCTTTCAGCGGAGGTTTTCTAGCCGGGTCAGGGCTGATTTTCCTCATACAGGGATCATTAAACCCTCATGTTTTTCATCCTTGCAcgttagatttttttaaataccgaAAGTTCCCCACAAAGACAAATAATctttctcagaatcacagaatcatctaggttggaaaggaccttgaagatcatccagtccatccattaacctagcactgacagttcccaactacaccagatccctcagcgctatgtcaacccgactcttaaacacctccagggatggggactctaccacctccctgggcagcccattccaatgtccaacaaccccttctgcaaagaaatacttcctaatatctagtctaaaccttccctggcacaacttgaggccattacctcttgtcttatcgctcattactaggttaaagagactcatcccccctctctgcaccctcctttcagggagttgcagagggccatgaggtctcccctcagcctcctcttctccagactaaacccccccagttccctcagccgctccccatcagacctgtgctccagaccctgcaccagctccgttgcccttctctggacacgctcgagtcattcaatggcctttttggagtgtCTCTGTGCAGttctaaaaaatattaaatctaaGAACTGCTGAATGAGGTTCTAGCTTGTCTCAGACTTGGGTAGGCATCATGACACATTTTTTTGTCTCAACAACTTCCTGATGAAATACATCTCCAATCCGTGCTCTACTCACAGGCCAGCCTGGGCCTGCAAGCAGGGGAAATACTGTAGCTCTGAGAAGCTGGGAGATTCTCACACCCCTTTGATCTCACTTAAGCATCAGCACtaaagtagaattaaaaaaatacaggacaAAAGAGAAGGGCTGCTGAATATGAGGTTATCTGCTGCTTTAACGATGAAGGCCCTGGGTCCATGTATGGACTCAGTTTGGTTCCAACTGCATTTAATGCAGTAAAATACCTCAACACATTTACATTTCGAATCATTGAATTATTTAATTGAAAGGAACCACTGGAGATCTCTGGTCAAACCTTTGGCTCTGAGTAGGCCAAGATGCAAAGTGAGATGCACCTTCATGGTTTTAATGAATCTCCCTTGGTGTCTGCCATCCTGTTTCTGTTCCCAGGAAGAAGGATAAAGGCGGTTGTTTTCAAGCTGTCTTCTCATAGTGTCTACACAATGGGTGCAAGTTTGGAGAACGCAAAAATTACATCAAATGACAATCAGATGTTTCCCCTTCTGAATTTGAGCCGTTAcgtttttttcagttattattaaaaatacaccTCCAGCTATTATTTGGCAGCTATGTGCAATGGAATTGTTTTCATTAACATCAGAAGAGGCAGAAACCCACCCCACAGGCTCTGATCTGAAACTCATGATGATACCTTGCGTTTTACTGTCAGACAGAAGTGGTTAATATAGCCTGGTGACCTCTACCAGCAGTTCTCACCTGTAACTCCCTCTTGGAATGTATCATCACCCTTTGGTGGGGTACCCTTCTTCCAGGGCTGAAACATGAATCATTGCCACACACATCCAAGGAACGGCTTCCATTTGGGGGTGCTCAGGGTCCCCCACTGCAGCCAGTTCTCCCTTCTCTCTGGGCGTATCTTCACCACTTCAATCTTGTCTATGCTGGGAATCAGGCAGGTTTTCCAAAATCACTAGTCAGATACCACTGTCGTTCCAAAGGAGacatcttatttttgctttttggtcTGCTCTGGAGATCTGCAgttgtgctgaaaaaaaaagccttcgTTTCAAACAGAGTTTGCCAGCACCACTGATTGAaactaaggcttttttttttttttttccaaacaaaaaatacagtaagaaccTTGAGTTTTAGTCAGAATGCATTTTCAAGTAAGCATTTCCAGCTGGCTCCAGTAATTACCTTTAAGCAGTATGTCTGTTTAACAAAGGGAAACCTGCACCAGTTCATATTAAtgccctttctctctcttcttttgtttcacttttaTCACTCACTAGAAAATCACTAATGATGTCAAATTCAGGGTTAAGAggatttttacaatttttattattGCAGCATTCTTCTGATCCAGGAGACTGGGACCTGCACTCAGCCCTTCACCCCTTAGCACACATAAGCTTGGTAATTCCACATCGGCACAATGTTCCCGTGGAAGACAAATCCTGGCCTTTAGCCGTCTCCTGTTCCTGTCCTAAGAAGAAACCTCTGAAAGAAATTAATGATTAAACTGTTACTTAAGGTGTCAGCCAGGAAGACAGGCTGAGCCTGTAAGTTGCTGTCTCCATGGTACAGCCAGCTAAGAGCACAcccaaaatttcagttttgttgctTACATTCTAGATGGAATGAGAAAAGTGTCAAGAACAATCTGGTAGATCAGAGAGTACATTGTGTTTAAACTGACATGAATCAGTTCAGGATGGAGGTTTCTGTATCCCTTTAAACCTTTTGAAAAGTTAAATTTAGGTCAGTATCAAAGTAAAATATCATCTCAGCATACCAAGGCAAAGTATGCATTTTGCCAGTATGgaaactgacttttaaaatttttatgtattattttctctttctctctctctctctctctcccttttgctTGAAAACATTTGTCAAAGTTGGTTCAGattcataaataattatttttaacctggCCAGACAATGGAAAGAGCAGAGCTGAAACACTCATTTCCCCATCTACAGCCTGACAACCTGTTCAGAGTAAGGATTTTCAGATGCACACACTTCTGTGCTTTGAAACAAACATAACAGAGATAAAGGATGACttaaaatggggttttttgcccTGTTTGCCCTCTGCAGGGGTTTCTAGCTCCGGACAAAGCCCAAAGTGAAAGGTGATGATTGCATCATGGCAGACAATTCCTACTTACCTGTTTATTTACTCacctgttttaaaaaagcagtagGTGATGATTTCCCTGCTTGCACATCCCTCACCACAGTGATAAATGCAACAGAGCATTACCCATTTTCTATTAGAAATTAATTCTGATGTATGAATGTGCCAATGTTTATAATTAGCACAGTAATGTATAGGCCCTGCTCTTCATGGCTAATTTTTCATCTCTATTATTATTCACTTGTTGGTGACAGTGACTGTTTTCCACCTCATAAAGTGACAAGACTCACATGTCAACACTGTTTAATGCATTCAAGGTGTTTCACATTAAAAAGAACCACAAAACCCAGATGCACTGTAAACAAGGTAAAAGAGAGCAGAGTTTGAGGGGGGCAATCATTTACAAAGAAGTCTTTCCTGTATCAGTATGGCCCCCAAACACACCCACAGGAGCCCATGAAGACATGATAAATACTCCTGTCAGGCCCAGATACCAGGAACATCCTTCTCCTTTAAGCATCAGCATTTCAGGACAGCACAGTTGTCATTTTTGCATCAAAATGAACGGTTGGATTTTCAAAGGACTCAATGAAGATATGATGGCTACTATATAGAGACAGCTGACAAAACTTCACACAGGCAAACTCTGTCCAGATATGCAGTCCCATCATGATGGAAGATCATGCAGAATTGTGTTGATAGCATCAGTATTCTACCTTAcatgaaaattctgaaaattttgaTATACcctttttaaagctgcttttattttaatagaatattttcattctgcagtttgaaattacttttcactTTGTGGTTATATTTTTGATCGCAAAATTGACCttaaaattaaggaaatttactccaaaatctttgttttcaggaTCAAAAGACCTGACTCAGATAGAACTTCACCAGAAAACAAGTTGTTTCATTCAGGCTAGGCTAAAGTTTTAACTTAGATTTGGCATCATGAATAGAGAATTGGGCTTTGAGGGAAAGGACTCCTTAGAGTCACAGTTTTGGTACTATATCCCTCTTTCCCTAGAGGGAAAGCAAACTGTTAGTGGTCTCCATAATTAGAGGCTTGAAGAGCAACCTTTGGGTCCTTTCTAGAACCCAGCTTTCAGCTTTTTCATCACCCTGTTTCCCACAGGATATTGCACCCATTGACCCACTCTCCCCACCCAGGTACCCTCCATCATAGTCCCCACTTCGTTCCCAATTGCAGGCCAGTCCCAGGGGCACTGTGCACAAAGGGTATCCCTGCGCACTCCACTTGCTTCTGCGTATTGAGTGGATTAGAAACCACCAGTGCAAATGTTGTTTAATGTCCTTGAATCTGCTGTCACTGCACCTCTATCAGCCACAGAGGAATCGGATTTACCGCATGCTGCAGCCTCCCTTTTCTAGCACTGGGGGTGGCACCTTTAGTGCTCTCCTTTGCGGTGCCAAACAGCTGCAACACCATGAATCTCACTGCACGTATGGCTCTCCCAGGGCTGAATTCAAAATTCCAGTGTCTTATTAAAAGATGGGCTTTAAAGAGCAGTCCTGTCCCAGCCATCATCCCATCTTCTGGGATTCACTCTCCAGGCTGTGCAGTGAGGTAGGTTGTACCCATACTGTGGTAAATGCAGTAATATGCATTCTGCTTGCCCCGGGAGGGCTAAGCAAGGACACTGCACAGCACAGGAATGCTTCATTCAATCAGATACAGGCACAAGAGAGGGCCACGTattaaaatgaagggaaaaatttTATTAGTTAGAAACTGGTTTCAAAAACGGAGCCCCCAGTcaattgcatttctttctctcctggcCAAACCCTAAAATGCTGAGAGTCGACCCCTTGACTGGTATAAATTGTGGAAGTTAATGTAGCCATGATGCTTTATGATGAAGTTCTGGCTTGTAGTAGTTGTACATCAGTGTAAGCCCTCTGAGTGCCAGGAAATTATTCCAGCTTATAATTGAGATCTGTATCTGGCCCCCAAAGAGTAACTGTAGCCTATAGCATGCAGCTAATGGTTTTATTAAGAACTTTTCAGTTCTCCTGCTACTTTATGAGAACATTTTTGCGATAGATGGGTAAGTATTTTATCACtaggagcagaaaagaaaaatactcccTAAATTTTGTTGGATGCTAGAATATCCTGGTACAAGGACGCCTACTTGTAAGCAAGACATTGTCTCTGTACTGAGGAGCAGCAGGATGACATGGCAGGGGTATATCCTAATTTGGATCCTGGGAGGGGATTGCCATTACATGAAGATCTAGCCTAGGGTGGACCTGCACGACTGCCTGAAGTACTGTCTCTCCTTTGACAAAATTCACACCTTTTCTCCTTACCCACAAGTATTTTTATCAATAATGTTGAAATCCTGCTGGATCTTATGTAAGTTTTGGGGTccactttatttaaaattctatCTTCTTTTACTATCTTAATTTGTTTGGGATTCTGACTAAATGTAAAAGGTCTTCCTTCCAGCTTAGTGTTTCATTTGCAGCACAGCAAATTGACCCCATTCATGGAATggaataggataggataggataggataggataggataggatagaatagaatagaatagaatagaatagaatagaatagaatagaatagaatagaatagaatagaatagaatagaatagaatagaatagaataggaatatttcagttggaagtgaCCAACAATGAACATATACTCCAACTACCTGAACACTTCAGAGCTGACCAAGCTAAAGCACGTTAATAAGGGCACTatccaaatgcctcttcaacactgacaggcgtggggcatcaaccacctctctaggaagcctctttcagggtttgaccaccctctcggtaaagaaacgcttcctcATGTCCAGTTCATTCTCGGGAGCAGCACGCAGAGCCTGCtgaaagctcagagcatcctctggGGACACGCACACCACGACAGAAGCAGCGCTACTGAAATCACACGGCGGGTTTATTCCAGAGAAGAGGGGACGGGCAGTTCTGCACGGGGGGGAGGTGCCCAAGGGAAAAACTTCAGCTCCGGGACACTTGGAGGCCCAGCACTGCggccttccccatccctccctgggcACCAGCTCCCAGGGCCAACAGGACGCAGCACTGGCCTGGCAGGACACGCCAAAAGCAAAGACAGCTGCGCTCACTCCTTGGCTCCAAACGGCTCTCTCCAGGAGAAGGGAACAGGGCTCTCTAGCAATTCcctctgttttccccttcctgttGCCAGGAGACAGGCGCCAGGCTGCCATGTCACTGGGATGCAGCACAGTCGTCACGGTGACGTTGGCACCTGGCACCAGGGCCCTTCATTCTGCTGACCAGCACGACCCAGACCGGTCAGAGAAAGGGCCATGGATGGACACGTGAGCCAAgatatgaaaaaacaaattaaaatggagCCGCCTTCGCCAGAGACACCCTGGGCTTCCGACCCAGAGGGGTCAGCTTGGTGGCCGGCTTCACCCTGTCCCAGCCGTCCAGGAGGGGATACGGGAGCATCTTGGGACGCTGCCACCGGGCCTCTCCCGGAAGGAAATGCCCTCCAAGCTTTTGTGGGTGACTCCCGGGCCCCCATGACATGCCATCTCCTCCTAGAAGACATCTGTGCTAACACCAGCCCGGCTTCAGCCCAGCTCTTCCTCCAGAAGCTCTGGGAGGTTGTCAACAGCCAGCACTTCCAGTCCATCTGGTGGGGAGACGATGGCAACTGCATCGTCATCGCCAAAGAACTCTTCCAAACGGaagtgctgggcaggaggggacacCACAAGATCTTTGAAACTGAGTCCATGAGAGGCTTCGTTCTCCAACTCAACCTCCATGGATTCTGCAAAATGGAGAGGGATtccatcatctccatctccatcgaggagctgcaggcagtagcagcagcagggcCTGCTCTGGGCAAGGTACGTCAGGTCCTCCGCACACGAGCGAACCCTCGGGACAGTTGGAGAGGGGGAGAGGTTCACCTTCAGATAAAATAAACCTTCTCAAGGTAGGGAGCAAGGATGGGGCTGGGAGAAAATCGCCTGATTTTGGCTCACGGGTCATTTTCAGGAATTCTCAGTGCAGGATTTCGGAGGAGTAGGTGCTGACAAAATGGATTTGGGttatttctgcttgctttgaacccagaaaacacagagaccaTCCCACCAACTGTGCTTGCTCCGTATCTGGCTGCACCAAACATTTCAATCTTCTTGCGGCATCAGCTGAATGCTGACAAGATACACGCCAGCCTCACATTATTCCCAACGTGTCCATTCCATTCTGAGGAGCCTGAAAACTAGTGGTGGATGGCTTTCTCCATCGCTTTTTAGGCCTTTGAAAACCCTGCACTTCTCTGCTCCCAAGAGCCCAAAACACAAGGCTGGTTATTACTTAACAAAACCCGATCCTAACATTTGATTCAGCCAAATCTTGGCGTTTAAAATGCCCTGGAGAGCCCTTTTTCATACCCACCCACGTTTGTCT is a window encoding:
- the LOC141954733 gene encoding uncharacterized protein LOC141954733 produces the protein MDGHVSQDMKKQIKMEPPSPETPWASDPEGSAWWPASPCPSRPGGDTGASWDAATGPLPEGNALQAFVGDSRAPMTCHLLLEDICANTSPASAQLFLQKLWEVVNSQHFQSIWWGDDGNCIVIAKELFQTEVLGRRGHHKIFETESMRGFVLQLNLHGFCKMERDSIISISIEELQAVAAAGPALGKLLFYRNPLFNRDDPNLLTMFTQSAGARKRAPAAPPLGPDMEEDHPRRRRPEAQPAVGAAQEDNDTRTSATTSSTPTELWAGTTAPRGSASPPPPKRHCSHSPAGTQEAAPAPATASPPPVTPPAPANSPRTPARGFSSSP